aggagcagagtctCATGCAGGGTTGAAAgccaaggaataaaaatgggttttaagacaagttttaaaaatggacagtgAGGAGGCTAGTCTAATTATCACTAaagatgttttgtttcttttgaggtttctgacctttttttttacctcacaGATCAAACCACAGAAGAGGCCAACAGTTGGCAAGAAGTCCAAAAAGGGAGCTGGATGGAAGTTCACCTTGGACCTGACTCACCCCGGTGGAGGACGGGATCCTCGACTCTGCAAACTTTGTAAGTATCTCCTGCAGACAACACCTTTAAAGAGTATCAGCTTTGGTCTTTTTCTGACCTCAAAATCAAGAAtattgacttaaaaaaacagtaaaacctCAGAATCCTTCTCCTTTATAtctataattataataaactttAGTCTTTACCATTAAAAAGGTAAACATAGTGATCTTAACGAGCAGCTAACCTGGAGTACGGACTAGGGTTACCTTCCCTAGCTCTCCACCATGACTAGGGTTCTCTTCCCTAGCGTCACTGTGCTCTGTCCAATAGGAAACCTTCCTCAAAGAGAGGATTAAGGTCAACGGGAAGACGGGAAACCTCGGGAACATCGTCCAGGTCGGCCGCATGAAGAACAAGATCAACGTCTCCTCTGAGAAGCAGTTCTCTaaaaggtgaagaagaagaagactttactaaatatataatacTCTCATTCATGTCATCATTAATACTCCTAATGTAGTACATTTTACTGAGGAAAATActtaatctctctctttctctctctctctctttctttctctccccccttctctctctctttctctccttctttctctctttctctctccctctctctttgtccctccctctctttctctccctctttctttctctctctttctctctccctctctctctttctgtctcctctccccctttctctcctttctctctctccctccccccctttctctctctctccctctctctttctctctctctccctctctctctttctttctttctctctccctctttctctctccccctctttctctctccctccctctctttctttctctctctctttctctctctcccctttcttcctctctttctgtctctcacctctccctccttccctctctttctccctctcccgccctctctctttctttctctctccctttccctctctcttcctccccctttctctccctctttccctccctctctctctctccctctctttctccctctctcaggTATCTGAAGTATCTGACGAAGAAGTACCTGAAGAAGAACAACCTCCGTGATTGGCTGAGAGTTGTTGCCTCCGATAAGGAAAACGTACGAGCTGCGTTACTTCCAGATCAGTCAGGACGACGAGGAGTCCGAGACAGACGAgtaaacagctgtctgtgtgtcagcagctggagaataaaagtggagaaaaagaagaatctgtgtgtttgtttttaattgtggtCTTAATATTTCTCCACacttgaagcagcagcagtacactAACCGTCCACTAGGTGCTGCTGCAGGTAATTGACTCTAAACTGCATCAATCAGAAGAAACTAATACAGCTTTAACatgaacttttaaaaacataaaatgaatgaaaacaaacattaaggTGCATAAAATAAATGCTTCAACCTGACACATGATATAATATAGTAATAcctataatataaatgtttcaacaaactcataaatgattaaaaacactaaTTTATAAAAGGCAAACGCTTTATTAATAtatcacatttcatacacaggagcaactcaatgtgctttacatacaaacaaaaacaaacagtaaggatttgaaacaaagaacataaaaaacatacaatttaaaaaaaataaaacccaatagtaacaattaaaaacattaaagcatacaattaaaaacaaaaccccccactaataataaaaattaaatagtacagaaaaatagaatagaGCATAAACTATAACtttgcagcataaaaataaGTTGTATTGAagtcattaaaaggacatacagtgcaaatgaaagtaaaacaatTCTTAGTACTTTCAAAGAGCtctatatttatagttatattaattatagttatattattttaaaaataaaaccccaccaataaaaacagattagaaagagaaaaaataaaataaaaactagattagaatagagcataaaatataaatttgcAGCATAAAATCATTGAAAGGACTCCAGCTCTGAGTTCAGACTGACGTGAAGAAGAGGCAGCGtccatctttgttttctttcttctttgaaTCGCTTCAGGCTGTCAGTGAATCTTTATTCTCCTTAAACAGAGAAGGATGTTTCGCCTctctccttctgtgtgtgtgtgtgtgtgtgtgtgtgtgtgtgtgtgtgtctggattcCCTCCCATCTGCTCATCTGTTGTGTATAAAGCACGCAGCCTCAGGAATGCGTCCACCTTCAGCCTCTCAGCGGTCAGCTGTGGAGCCTCAGATCTTTATCTAAGGATTCACACTGATATTAGATTTAGATTAACATTTAATAAGCAGACATGTCAACTTATAGAGTAAATAAATGAGGGTTAAGATGCAGAAATACAATAAGATATGGAATCGTGGTGCATGAATATAATGTTAAAGAGCAACTTACATGTGTATAAGGAGCTGGTGGTTGTCGGggtttgtgtgtgaagctgctgtttggtagattaaccttcctgtcgtcctcccgggtcaaattgaccccgtctgttttgattgttccttccttccttcctttcttccttccttctgtccttcctcccttccttctttccttccctctttcttcccttcctcttttcctttctccgtccgtccctccctccctccttccttctttcctccctccttctgtcctccttccttctttcctccgtccttccttccttcctttctcctttattcctttccttcctcccttccttctttccttccctccttccttcctccctcctttcattccttcttcctcccttccttccttcttccctcctttcattccttcttcctcctttccttccttcttccttccttccttccttcctcctcccttcttccctcctttccttccatcttcctcccttccttccttcctccctcctttcattcctcctccctcccttccttccttcttcctcccttccttccttgaccctcgacaacaggagggttaaacttcaGGTGTCTTGGCTCCAAACTGGCAAACAAAGATGATGCCTGTCAGCGTTTGTGTTCATCCATCCACAGAGTGATGGAGCATCTGTGTGTTTGGCTCATCTGAACcaagtcaagtttatttataaggcgccaaatcacaacagaagttatctcagagCTCTTCTCACATAGAGCAGATCCAGACTGTGAAACCTCAAACAGAATTGACTGGTTGGGGAGAAAGACAGTAAACCATTAAAAGACCAGTTTGGGTTGATGGTGAGAGGCAGGTGTGGTGCTGGGATCAATTCCCAAATCAATTTATGAAGCACAGAAAGTACTTCTACTGTTCTGGATCCTAAAAACCTCCAGATCTCAAACTGAACAGTGTGTCTTGTTATGAGAAGGTGGTGATGACCGTTGTGAATAgtaatttaacctttgtgtcgtcctcccgggtcaaattgaccccgtctgttttgactgttccttccttcctccctccctaattcttcccttccttccttccttccttccttccttccttccttccttccttccttccttccttccttccttccttctttcctccgtgcttctcttccttcttttctttcctcccttcttccttcctccgctttctttctccctccctccctactaccttccttccgtccttccttcctttccttccgtctgtccttcgtccctccctccttctctctttctgtcctcccccctacctccctcccttccttctttccttccttccttcctcccttcctcttttccttctttcctccctccctcctaccttcctttcctccctcccttccttctttccttccttccttcctcccttcctcttttccttctttcctccctccctcctaccttcctttccttctccctcccttctttcctttcctccctcctttcctcccttccttcctccctcctttcctttcttcttcctcccttcctcttttccttccttccttccttccttccttccttccttctttcctccatgcttccttcctttccttcctcttttccttccttcttcctccccttcctcttttcctttctcccccccctcctaccttccttccttcctttccttctttcctcccttccttcttttctttcctctgtcctttccctcccttcctttctccctccctccttcctaccttccttccttatttcctccgtccttccttcctttccttcctcccttccttctttcctttcccccttccttcctccctcccttccttcctttccttctttccttccttcttccttccttccttcctccctcccttttcttccatcctcctttccttcctccttccttcctcccttaactcgagcacaacaggagggttaactggAGGGATTCATCAGTTCCCAGTTGAGTCTCTATGAAGTCTTCATGTCTGCAGGTAACGCTGTAATCTGACGCTGTGTATCAGATTACCTTCAGATTATAACAATAGaactatacatacatacagacagaggggggggggttctgtgtttcagctgcagaaggcaaagcagctttatttaaccctcctgttgtcctcgagtcaaggaaggaagggaggaaggaaggaagggaggaaggaaggaaggaagggacgaagaaggaaggaagggcgggaggaaggaagaaggaaggaaaggaggaaaaggaggaaaggaagggaggaagaaggaaggaaaggagggagggaggaagggaaggagggaaggaaggaggaaaggaagggaggaagaaggaaggaatggagggaggaaagaagaaggaaggaaatgaaggaaggaaggacagagaaaataaggaaggaaggaaggaaggtaggaggaaggaaggaaagaaggacagaggaagggaggaaggtaaggggaggaaagaaagagagaaggagggagggaggaaagaaggaagggaggaggtaaaggaaagaaggaaggagggaaggaaagaaggaaggagggaggaaggacagacggaaggaaggaagggaggaaagaaggaacagtcaaaacagacggggtcaatttgacccgggaggacgacacaaaggttgaATAGCgagaaaaagaacaagaacaaagtacaggaaaatagaaagagagaaaaaaaataaaaagctttgagTCGTGTGTTAAGTTCAACGTGTGACTGACAGGTGGATAAATGACGTGTTGAATCAGCAAAATGAGCTCAAGATCACAAAATCTCTACAAAAAGTTGTGAGCATTTTTTGTAGACTGCActtctgccccttcgatagctcagttggtagagcggaggactgtagaggattaacaatagacatccttaggtcgctggttcaaatccggctcgaaggaggtgatgttttggggcaactgtggttgaggaggtagacaggatcaccaaacagttgtagggttgttggttcgactcccagcTCCTCATGTAGACCTTCAGAATGgtgccacaaaagagactgtTCCTCGTCAGCAGGTTAAACGTCTACAAACAAAAACCTTCATTATTGTAAtgtgtctttaaccctcctgttgtcctcgagtcaaggaaggaagggaggaagaaggaaggaagggagggaggaaggaaggaaggatggaaggaagaagaaggaaggacaagagggaggaaggaaggaagggaggaaggaggaaggaaaggaggaaggaggaaggaaaggagggagggaggaaggaaggcatgaagaaggaaggaaaggagggaggaaggaaggatggaaggaagaagaaggaaggacgagagggaggaaggaaggaagggaggaaggaaggaaggaagaaaggaagaaggatggaagaaagagagaaggagggaggggagaaaggaaaagaggaaggaaggaaggaagctaggggaaggaaagaaagagagaaggagggagggaggaaggaaaggaaggagagaaggaaagaaggagagaaggagggaggaaggaaggacagaaggaaggaagaaagggggatggaggaaggaaagaaggaagggaggaaagagaggagggaaagaaagagagaaggagggagaaaggaaggacagacggaaagaaggaagagaggagagtcaTATGAAGTCTGCAGAAACCCTGATTACAATTCACGTCGGCCTAAAGACTGGGATAGGATCTTTTTTCCATTACTTAtcctcatgcacacacacacacacacacacacacacacacacacacacacacacacacacacacacacacacacacacacacacacacacacacaccctggtCAGTTCCCAGCCCTGCTTGCATACACAGAGTAAGAAACGTCACCTGTGCTTTGCGGCCTGCAGCACCAACTAACTTCACTCAAACACCTTTACATcagcaatgaatgaatgatgacNNNNNNNNNNNNNNNNNNNNNNNNNNNNNNNNNNNNNNNNNNNNNNNNNNNNNNNNNNNNNNNNNNNNNNNNNNNNNNNNNNNNNNNNNNNNNNNNNNNNNNNNNNNNNNNNNNNNNNNNNNNNNNNNNNNNNNNNNNNNNNNNNNNNNNNNNNNNNNNNNNNNNNNNNNNNNNNNNNNNNNNNNNNNNNNNNNNNNNNNATGGAGAAAGCTTGATTGCATTCATCTTCCCAGACCGTGGTTATTAGGAGAGTTTtccaaaatattcaatattgGTTTAAGCTTTGCCAGTTAAATCGGAGGAGatcatttgggttttttggtGACAGTCGCTCCTAAATATGTAAAAGCTTTGCAGGATTTCTTAAATGGAAATATCCCTCTTTAACTGCTGCGGAGACTAACTGGaagatttttaaatgattcaccaaaatatttgacattttttggcaGCAATGATATAAACACTCTTGAGAAGAAGTCtgcctctttcttcttcttcttttaattaaacacactggactgaaagcagcagatttaacatgatttaacatttatattctctcataattagtctctacatcaattcacattcataaatccagCATCAAGtcattaattcatgtttgaTTTCTTATCttcaatcaatattttatagaatatgatgatttttattaaacatgtcatctataaaaatgtatcagctgcacaagaaattaaaaattatgcattttattaacatttttatttactgtcCAGCTACAATAAATATGTATACAGTGattttaaagctctcaaatgtaaaaaagggttaaatttgacccctGAACAGCATGTCAGGGGTTAAAGACTCGTATATATTTGAGCAGCTCGTGTAAAGTTTCAGATGATTGACTCGAGCATGTTCTgaatgtgctctctctctctctcaggtcacCGTGATTTCTGCCATGGGGGAGGAATGTGCTGTCGCTACCAAGGTCCTGGCCAGCAAATAAGGGAGACGGACTTTGCTGCCGCGGGGCAACAAGCACCACCCACAACCAGTCTCTTTGCATTCTCATTGGTTCTGTCACCAAAGCGTCGGCCTTCACAGACAACCTCAAATCATTCTGTTGtgatttttctctccatcatcatcatcatcattgatctttataattattttctcccccctctcttACGTTTCTCCTCCATATTTGCTGTTTTGGGAATGTTCCTCTGCAGCTCGCTGCATGATGGTCCTCTGCCTGATCATTGAGGTTTTGTTTGGTAAACAAATCtactttatataaaaacaacttcaaaaaaaaaagaacgatCAGTTGCtcattcctgcttttttttttttttttaaccttttttttttttgtttatttttctcaaaagtttttttttttttggttttcgcCACTCGCATTCCTGAATGTTGAAGTAACAACGGGATTCAGCTtttgtatgattattttttatattctttagATTTAAATATAGCAGGtctaaaaaaattaaaaaaaaaaaggcttttagaGGGAAGGGTAAAAGAGGGGGGAAAGGGtcaaagagggagagggggggggggttgtgtgtgtttgggtgggAGGGGCAGTTTTTGAGTTAAAGCAGTGGGAGATGGGGAGGGTTTGCCCCCTTTAGATGCtaacacacaataaataaaaaatatataaaatctggTTTTAGGTCGTCCCCTTCCTCTATAGCAGCCGTACCGCTTTCCAGCATGGCCTTCAGCTCTGGGTCCTGAGGTCCGTTACTTCTCCTCCCAGTCGCTGGGAT
Above is a window of Scomber scombrus chromosome 20, fScoSco1.1, whole genome shotgun sequence DNA encoding:
- the rpl22l1 gene encoding LOW QUALITY PROTEIN: 60S ribosomal protein L22-like 1 (The sequence of the model RefSeq protein was modified relative to this genomic sequence to represent the inferred CDS: deleted 2 bases in 2 codons), producing MAPIKPQKRPTVGKKSKKGAGWKFTLDLTHPVEDGILDSANFETFLKERIKVNGKTGNLGNIVQVGRMKNKINVSSEKQFSKRYLKYLTKKYLKKNNLRDWLRVVASDKETYELRYFQISQDDEESETDE